TACGGCCCCGGCGCGCTCCCGCGAGTACGAGACGCGGGTCGAGGAGCGCAACCGGGAGCGGTACGCCGGCAAGAAGGAGGTCAAGCTCCCGAAGACCTTCCCCGGCGCCGAGCAGGAGGGCGAGCGGCTGCAGAAGGTCCTCGCGCGCGCGGGCTACGGCTCCCGGCGCGCCTGCGAGGAGCTGATCGACCAGGCCCGGGTCGAGGTCAACGGCGAGATCGTCACCGAGCAGGGCAAGCGGGTCGACCCGGAGAGGGACGAGGTCAAGGTCGACGGCCTGACGGTCGCCACGCAGTCGTACCAGTTCTTCTCGCTGAACAAGCCCGCCGGCGTGGTCTCCACGATGGAGGACCCGGAGGGCCGTCAGTGCCTCGGTGACTACGTCACCAACCGCGAGACGCGCCTGTTCCACGTGGGCCGGCTCGACACGGAGACCGAGGGCGTCATCCTGCTCACCAACCACGGCGAGCTGGCGCACCGCCTCACCCACCCCAAGTACGGCGTGAAGAAGACCTACCTCGCGCACATCGTCGGCCCGATCCCGCGCGACCTCGGCAAGCGGCTGAAGGACGGCATCCAGCTGGAGGACGGCTACGCGCGCGCGGACCACTTCCGGGTGGTGGAGCAGACCGGCAAGAACTACCTGGTCGAGGTGACCCTGCACGAGGGCCGCAAGCACATCGTGCGGCGCATGCTGGCCGAGGCGGGCTTCCCGGTCGACAAGCTGGTGCGCACCGCGTTCGGTCCGATCACCCTGGGCGACCAGAAGTCGGGCTGGCTGCGCCGCCTGTCCAACACCGAGGTCGGGATGCTCATGCAGGAGGTCGACCTCTAGCGGGCGCCCGCACGTCCGCGACGGCCGGTCCCGGGTTCCCGGGGCCGGCCGTCGCCGTGTGCCGGACGGGGCCGCCGGGGGTTGCGGACGGCACCCGATACCATTTAAAGTCAATCTGACTATTAATGGGAGCGGTGATTCGGGGGTGCCGGACGTGGAGGGCTACGACAAGTACGCCTACGAACCGTTCGCCGTGACCGTCGACCTCGCCGTCCTCACCGTCCGCGACGCCGCCCTGCACGTCCTGCTGGTCGAGCGCGCGCAGGAGCCGTACGCCGGGCACTGGGCGCTGCCCGGCGGCTTCCTGCTGCCCCACGAGTCCGCGGAAACGGCCGCCCGGCGCGAACTGGCCGAGGAGACCGGCCTGGCCGGCGTCCGCCGCCTGCGCCTGGAGCAGTTGCGCACCTACAGCGAGCCGGACCGCGACCCCCGCATGCGGGTCGTGTCCGTCGCGTTCACCGCGCTGCTGCCCGCGCCCCCCGAACCGCGCGGCGGCGGCGACGCGGCCCGGGCGCGCTGGCAGCCGTACGACTCGGCGGGACCGCTCGCCTTCGACCACGACCGGATCCTGGCCGACGCCCGCGAGCGGATCGGCGCCCGGCTGGAGAACAGCCCCGCCGCCACCGCCTTCTGCCCGCCCGAGTTCACCCTCGGCGAGCTGCAGCAGGTCTACGAGACCGTGTGGGGCACGGCCCTGGACCGGCCCAACTTCCGCCGCAAGGTGCTCGCCGCGCCCGGCTTCGTCGAACCCGTCCGCGGCGCCGCCCGGCTGACCGGCGGCCGGGGCAAGCCGGCCGCGCTCTACCGCGCGGGCACCGCCACCGCCCTGCACCCGCCCCTGCTCCGACCGTCCCGGGAAGGACGCCCCGCATGACCACGACCCGGGCGGGCGCGCGCGCCGCCACCGGCTCCCTGCTCGGCCTCGCCCTCGGCGACGCCCTCGGCTTCCCGACCGAGTTCGACGACGTGCCCTCGATCCTCGCCCGGTACGGACCCTGGCGCGAGAGGGAACTGCCCGGGCGCGCCCTCGTCTCCGACGACACGCAGATGACCCTCGCCCTCGGACGGGCGCTCAGGACGGCCATGGAACCCGGCCCCGGCACCCTCGCGCCCGAGCGGCTGGAGCGGCCCCTGCGCGAGGAGTTCGTGAGCTGGTACCGGTCACCGGAGAACGACCGCGCCCCCGGACGCACCTGCCTGACCGCGTGCGCCCTCCTCCAGGACGAGGAGCGGCCCTGGCAGCAGGCCGGCCAGGTCGGCTCCAAGGGCTGCGGCGCCAACATGCGCGTGGCCCCGATCGGGCTCGCACCCGGCCTGAGCGACGAACAGCGCGCCGGCGCCGCCCAGTTGCAGTCCGCGCTCACCCACGCGCACCCCACCGCACTGGCCGCCTCCGACCTCACCGCGCGCGCCGTCCACCTGCTCGCCCGGGGCGCCGCCCCGGACGGCCTCGTCGCACAGCTGCGCTCCTACGCCCACGACCACCGCACCCACTACCACCACGACTGGCTCGGCGACCTGTGGACCCGTGCCCAGGACCCCGGTCCCGAGCACTACATCGCACGCGGCTGGGACGAGTGCCTGCGGATCCTGGACCGCCTCCAGGAGGCCCTGCGCACGGTCTCCCCGGAGACCGACCCGTGCCTGGCCACCGGCGAGGGCTGGATCGCCGAGGAAGCCTTCGCCACCGGCCTG
This is a stretch of genomic DNA from Streptomyces sp. TG1A-8. It encodes these proteins:
- a CDS encoding ADP-ribosylglycohydrolase family protein, with the protein product MTTTRAGARAATGSLLGLALGDALGFPTEFDDVPSILARYGPWRERELPGRALVSDDTQMTLALGRALRTAMEPGPGTLAPERLERPLREEFVSWYRSPENDRAPGRTCLTACALLQDEERPWQQAGQVGSKGCGANMRVAPIGLAPGLSDEQRAGAAQLQSALTHAHPTALAASDLTARAVHLLARGAAPDGLVAQLRSYAHDHRTHYHHDWLGDLWTRAQDPGPEHYIARGWDECLRILDRLQEALRTVSPETDPCLATGEGWIAEEAFATGLLCFLLFPDAPVTALRRAACSRGDSDSIACLTGAFAGARLGADAWPANWTDRIEHRAELLELGAPWDA
- a CDS encoding pseudouridine synthase, whose protein sequence is MRSSGSGKSGGGRGNYRGAGNDRDDKQGQGRPRRPRPEERRYDVGPGATKDGPKAGRGGAARGGAKGGPRRPQQDGRTAPARSREYETRVEERNRERYAGKKEVKLPKTFPGAEQEGERLQKVLARAGYGSRRACEELIDQARVEVNGEIVTEQGKRVDPERDEVKVDGLTVATQSYQFFSLNKPAGVVSTMEDPEGRQCLGDYVTNRETRLFHVGRLDTETEGVILLTNHGELAHRLTHPKYGVKKTYLAHIVGPIPRDLGKRLKDGIQLEDGYARADHFRVVEQTGKNYLVEVTLHEGRKHIVRRMLAEAGFPVDKLVRTAFGPITLGDQKSGWLRRLSNTEVGMLMQEVDL
- a CDS encoding NUDIX domain-containing protein; protein product: MEGYDKYAYEPFAVTVDLAVLTVRDAALHVLLVERAQEPYAGHWALPGGFLLPHESAETAARRELAEETGLAGVRRLRLEQLRTYSEPDRDPRMRVVSVAFTALLPAPPEPRGGGDAARARWQPYDSAGPLAFDHDRILADARERIGARLENSPAATAFCPPEFTLGELQQVYETVWGTALDRPNFRRKVLAAPGFVEPVRGAARLTGGRGKPAALYRAGTATALHPPLLRPSREGRPA